One Bufo gargarizans isolate SCDJY-AF-19 chromosome 4, ASM1485885v1, whole genome shotgun sequence DNA window includes the following coding sequences:
- the LOC122935859 gene encoding WD repeat and coiled-coil-containing protein-like, producing the protein MELGKGKLLRSGLNALYQAIHPIHGLAWTDGKQVILTALHLHNEDPKFGNSVVIGQFEHVHGLYWGTAHANDLPALLAVQHKKHVTVWQLYYNNSEKNKLVVSQTCEVGDPLPVLPQGCVWHPNKDILVILTKRDVSVLYSVRLDNSSVKADIKSTGVVHCACWTKDGSRLVVAISSALYSYIWDGKHKMLNPCTFCPIFDVGGYICAIESTVDSQVAVATELPLDRLCALNAGIAFDVPATSEITPSAQPALLLMDEEFSLDVGRKSTDSGTTISTDSPVTSPGTIDLTHILINHSKSDLSPLLNLKPKDYLTGSGQDSSHLILVTFEKKVTSTRKVSIPWILVPDILAFDPGAHIVAVASNTCSHVLVYSLTSTNMPNIQQIQLEKNERPKGLYFLTDKMLLVLVGRQKTCDPAFLPSSSSDKYIIRLMVKEVMFDEDSEIPSAHSSFDSSAILPGRKKYVDSYKYEQSPACRELLIPGSSSGRPSSSKNRLIEEIRSYNCDQSPTSSASDFEEKKTTMTLHHLDAEPKNRSVILGLETHRKPSSRPTSPKLQSQACNNLTRNTTAVPDHDFLHVSRNLERLCCNMSNLQQRLSDLTEMAQNGRKSYLSYASSRDPPYVTIICQRNHSDSSSVKKSVLLCDNKLRLGTIQELFCLSLVEMQLGPSCWITLTADNEGFIPLTFSANQELFIRDARGPPASTMSSDGIGPAQPPSSIT; encoded by the exons ATGGAATTAGGAAAGGGTAAACTTCTCAGAAGCGGCCTCAACGCCTTGTACCAAGCCATACATCCGATACATGGCTTAGCCTGGACAGACGGCAAACAGGTTATTCTAACAGCCTTGCACCTTCATAATGAAGACCCCAAGTTTGGCAACTCCGTAGTGATTGGGCAATTTGAACACGTTCATGGCCTCTACTGGGGTACAGCTCATGCCAATGACCTACCCGCTCTCCTGGCCGTTCAACACAAGAAACATGTCACTGTCTGGCAGCTGTATTACAACAATTCAGAGAAAAACAAGTTGGTGGTTTCTCAGACTTGCGAAGTCGGGGACCCCCTGCCCGTTCTCCCACAGGGCTGCGTGTGGCATCCAAACAAAGACATCTTGGTTATTTTAACCAAACGCGATGTGTCTGTCTTGTATTCTGTGCGCTTGGACAATTCTAGTGTTAAGGCGGACATTAAAAGCACGGGGGTTGTCCATTGCGCTTGCTGGACCAAGGATGGAAGTCGGTTGGTTGTCGCCATCAGTAGCGCACTTTACTCCTATATTTGGGACGGGAAGCACAAAATGTTAAATCCCTGTACTTTTTGCCCTATATTTGACGTTGGTGGATACATTTGTGCAATTGAATCAACAGTTGACTCTCAGGTGGCCGTTGCCACCGAGCTTCCCCTAGACAGGTTATGTGCATTGAATGCCGGCATTGCATTTGACGTGCCAGCAACCTCCGAAATAACCCCCTCCGCCCAACCAGCCTTGCTGCTCATGGATGAAGAATTTTCTCTAGATGTGGGGCGAAAATCAACTGATTCTGGCACTACCatctccacagattccccagtTACTTCCCCTGGGACTATTGACCTAACCCATATCTTGATCAACCACTCGAAATCTGATCTGAGCCCGCTTCTTAACCTAAAACCCAAGGACTACTTAACAGGAAGTGGTCAAGACTCCTCACATCTGATCCTTGTGACCTTCGAGAAGAAAGTGACGTCCACCCGGAAAGTTAGCATCCCATGGATTCTAGTTCCGGACATCTTGGCATTTGATCCTGGTGCACATATCGTTGCCGTCGCTTCAAACACATGTAGCCATGTTCTAGTTTATTCATTGACTTCTACAAACATGCCCAATATTCAGCAAATCCAACTGGAGAAGAATGAGCGGCCTAAAGGCTTGTACTTCCTGACAGATAAAATGTTGTTAGTGTTGGTTGGAAGGCAGAAGACATGTGACCCAGcattcctcccttcttctagctctGATAAATACATCATCCGTTTGATGGTGAAGGAGGTTATGTTTGATGAAGACTCTGAGATTCCGAGTGCACACTCGAGCTTCGACTCTTCAGCTATATTACCTGGGAGAAAGAAGTATGTGGACTCCTACAAATATGAGCAGTCTCCTGCTTGTCGTGAACTTTTGATCCCAGGAAGTTCCTCGGGACGTCCATCTTCAAGCAAAAATCGACTCATAGAAGAGATTCGAAGCTATAACTGCGATCAAAGCCCAACGTCCAGCGCTAGTGACTTTGAAGAGAAAAAGACTACAATGACTTTGCACCACTTAGACGCCGAACCGAAAAATAGGTCTGTAATACTAGGTTTAGAGACACATCGTAAACCTTCCAGCAGACCAACATCTCCAAAACTGCAATCCCAGGCGTGCAACAACCTGACAAGGAACACCACTGCTGTCCCGGACCATGATTTCCTTCACGTGTCCCGGAATCTGGAGCGACTTTGCTGCAACATGTCCAATCTACAGCAACGCCTATCCGATCTAACAGAAATGGCGCAAAATGGAAGGAAGTCTTATCTGTCCTATGCATCCTCTAGAGATCCTCCATATGTTACCATCATATGCCAG AGGAATCACTCGGACAGTTCGTCGGTGAAAAAGTCGGTTTTGCTGTGTGACAACAAGCTGCGTCTCGGGACCATCCAGGAGCTCTTCTGTTTGTCGCTGGTGGAGATGCAACTGG GCCCCTCTTGTTGGATTACTCTGACAGCCGATAACGAAGGCTTCATCCCATTGACATTTTCGGCCAATCAGGAACTCTTCATCAGAGACGCCAGAGGGCCTCCAGCATCAACCATGAGCTCCGACGGAATCGGTCCAGCACAGCCCCCCAGCAGCATCACATAA